DNA from Candidatus Cybelea sp.:
AAGAGAAGCAAGGTCGCGCGAGATCGCTCGCCATAGTAACTGCGTTCTATCCCCCGACTGTCGGAGGCGTTGAGCGATTTTCGCAAGAGTTTGCCCGGGCGGCCCTCGACATCGGGCTCTCTGTAAATGTTGTTGCAACCGCTCCAGTTCAGCAGCCAGAACTTACAGTCGAAGACGGTGGAATCAGAATCCTGCGCATCCCCGCTTGCAATATACCGTTTTCCGGGAGTTACTTCCCGATACCAGTCGCCGGGAGGCGGCTCGTAGGAGAATTTCTCAATTGCGATATCGTAATGGCTCAAACACGGTTTTTCCCTACCACGATGATGGCGGCGGGAATGGCAGCGATTCGAGGCAGACGCATATATGTAGTAGACCACGGCGCCGGCCCCTTGCGCTCTGCTCCGGCGGCCATGGTCTCATCGATGGCCTATGAACATCTGGTTACCTTAGCGTTAAGGTTGTTCTCCCCGAGGTTTGTTGCGGTTTCGGCGGCGTCGGCGCAGTGGCTCGGCCGCTTCGGCGTCCACAACGCGCGTGTTGTCCCAAACGGCGTTGAGCCGCGGGAAAAGGCGCCCGTCCGCGACAGGCGATCGTTCGTCAAGCCGATCGTTTTCTACGCGGGAAGGCTCTTTGAAGAGAAAGGGATCATTGAACTCGTCAATGGAGTTGCATCGCTGAGGCGACAGGGAATAGATATCGAACTCAGGGTGGCTGGGCAAGGCCCCCTTGCGGGCGCTCTTCAAAGACGTGCGTTGAAAAGTGACTTCTTGGTTTACCTCGGCGGCCTTAGCCCTGAGGATGTGGCAGGCGAGCTTGAACGTGCGACGGTGCTGGTAAACCCATCAAATTTAGGGGAAGGCTTTTCAAGAATTTTGCTAGAGGCGGGAGCCGCCGCATTACCGGCGATCTCCACGCCATACGGCGCATGTCGGGAGCTCATCGAGGATGGCGTTACAGGGTGGCTCATTCCGCGCGGCCGCGCAGATGTTATTGCTTCGTGCCTAGAGAAAGTGATTTCACAGCCCGAAGAGTCCATACGCCGCGGAGTCGAACTTTTTCGGTTAGTCCAGCAGAAATACACTTGGCCCTCTATTGTGCGGAGGTTTTTGGAAGATGCGGAAAGCGACAGCGCGTAATGGCCCATTGAGACTGATGGCGCAGACGACTCTAATCGCGCGAGCGGCGTCACCCACCTTATGATTGCGGCAAGGAAGCTTGCTCAAGCGATTTCGGGCAACACCACATTTCGTGCCGCGTCAGAGAAAATACGCGGCGTCAAGCGGTC
Protein-coding regions in this window:
- a CDS encoding glycosyltransferase family 4 protein, translated to MRRLQEKQGRARSLAIVTAFYPPTVGGVERFSQEFARAALDIGLSVNVVATAPVQQPELTVEDGGIRILRIPACNIPFSGSYFPIPVAGRRLVGEFLNCDIVMAQTRFFPTTMMAAGMAAIRGRRIYVVDHGAGPLRSAPAAMVSSMAYEHLVTLALRLFSPRFVAVSAASAQWLGRFGVHNARVVPNGVEPREKAPVRDRRSFVKPIVFYAGRLFEEKGIIELVNGVASLRRQGIDIELRVAGQGPLAGALQRRALKSDFLVYLGGLSPEDVAGELERATVLVNPSNLGEGFSRILLEAGAAALPAISTPYGACRELIEDGVTGWLIPRGRADVIASCLEKVISQPEESIRRGVELFRLVQQKYTWPSIVRRFLEDAESDSA